AACTTCGCACGTCGATTGTTCTCCGACAGGCCCCACGCAGCCTCGATCAGTCCGCGCGCTTCGAGCCGGTGCAGGGCGGGATAGAGCGAACCTTCCTCGATGCGCAGCACGTCGTCGGTGGTTTGTTGCAACCACCTGGCGATGGAATAGCCGTGGACCGGTGCCCAGCTCACGGCCTTGAGAATCAAAACGTCCAGTGTGCCCTGAAACAGATCAACACTTGGCTTGGTCATACAGTCCCCATAGAATGCCTATGGGACGGTATCACTCGTCACATAGAACGTCAAGGGGAGTCGGTGCGGGCAGGGAGTTGTTTGACCGCTATCCGGCCTGGGGGTCGAGCGAGGGGGTACTGGTTACAGAGCGAGCGCCAGTTGGACAGCGGTCGCCCGCCTAGCGCCGGGCTCGAACGGTCCCGCCACGCGATCCTGGCTGGCCGCGCTCAATCGTCCCGTGAACCTGGTTCGCGATATCGCGCTGTGCACGTCAGCGAGAGCAGTTCGCGGCGTGTTGCACTTCTCGCTCAGGTGCGCAAGCACTATCTGCCGCAGGTTGCGATGCGCGACTTCGCGCGCAAGTTGTCCGGCGCGTCCGTTGCTGAGATGTCCGTGCCGCCCTGCGATGCGCGCGCGAACGGATGCCGGGTATGGTCCCCCATGCAGCATCAACTCGTCGTGGTTCGCTTCGAGAATCAACATGTCCAGATCCCGCATCGCATCGATCACGCTCTGACCGGCAACACCAAGATCGTATGCAATGCCCGTACGCGCGCCGGTCGAACGCGATGTCGCGACCAGCACGACGGGCTCCGCCGCATCGTGCGAGGACTTGACTGAAAGGATGTCCATGTCACCGATCGACAAACCATCGCCGGCGCGGAACGGAACTGCTCCGCAACCTGCCAGATCGCGACAGGCGGTGATCGTCCCGACAGTCGCGTGCGCGGTCCAGCCGTACCGCTCGCACAATACGCGCACTCCTCGCACGTGGTCCGTGTGCTCGTGCGTCACGAGAACTGCCTGAATCGATTCCGGCTCTATGTCCACGGACCGCATGCGCTCGACCAGAATGCTCGGCGCGAAGCCCGCATCTATCAACAGACGGGAGTCACCCGATTCCAATAGCACCGCATTTCCCCGGCTTCCGGAGCCGAGCAGCCACATTCTCATCGTCACCGT
The window above is part of the Gemmatimonadota bacterium genome. Proteins encoded here:
- a CDS encoding MBL fold metallo-hydrolase, with the translated sequence MRMWLLGSGSRGNAVLLESGDSRLLIDAGFAPSILVERMRSVDIEPESIQAVLVTHEHTDHVRGVRVLCERYGWTAHATVGTITACRDLAGCGAVPFRAGDGLSIGDMDILSVKSSHDAAEPVVLVATSRSTGARTGIAYDLGVAGQSVIDAMRDLDMLILEANHDELMLHGGPYPASVRARIAGRHGHLSNGRAGQLAREVAHRNLRQIVLAHLSEKCNTPRTALADVHSAISRTRFTGRLSAASQDRVAGPFEPGARRATAVQLALAL
- a CDS encoding PadR family transcriptional regulator, producing MTKPSVDLFQGTLDVLILKAVSWAPVHGYSIARWLQQTTDDVLRIEEGSLYPALHRLEARGLIEAAWGLSENNRRAKFYHLTAKGRKQLRVEASTWARFADAVSCVLGATTQPV